A window from Choristoneura fumiferana chromosome 22, NRCan_CFum_1, whole genome shotgun sequence encodes these proteins:
- the LOC141440286 gene encoding uridine phosphorylase 1-like, translating into MQCNCDHLVSARAGHYFNCISVWDEKEMGFPCPKNADGSLRLRNAHLKQLDCDVLYHLGLDTSTDLRAMFEDVKFVCMGGTKHRMREFAIHMCRVLGVEETKLLNLTKHAHRYAMYKVGPVLSISHGIGIPSMSVVLQEVLKLLHYAGSRDPVFFRIGTSGGLGVPPGSVVVSAWGLSGTLEKSYDIPVLGKIRKLPSYFDERLCQEVAAAASGDGYSTYIGGTMAADDYYRGQARLDGPLCDYTEADKMAFLRTLSELGVRNIEMEATAFAGYTREAGVRAADVCVTLLDRLQGDQVTSSKSTMMGWQMRPIELVGRYIAEHCRSQQA; encoded by the exons ATGCAGTGCAATTGTGACCACCTTGTGTCTGCTAGAGCAGGCCACTACTTCAACTGCATCTCTGTCTGGGACGAGAAAGAAATGGGCTTTCCGTGTccaaa GAATGCCGATGGCTCGCTGCGCCTGCGCAACGCACACTTAAAGCAGTTGGACTGTGACGTGTTGTACCACCTCGGCCTCGACACCAGCACCGACCTGCGTGCCATGTTCGAAGACGTCAAG tttgtctGTATGGGCGGCACCAAGCACCGCATGCGTGAATTTGCGATCCACATGTGCCGGGTCCTCGGGGTTGAAGAGACGAAACTTCTTAACCTGACTAAGCACGCGCATCGTTATGCCATGTACAAAGTGGGGCCAGTACTGTCgattagt CACGGAATAGGTATTCCATCAATGTCAGTGGTCCTGCAAGAAGTCCTAAAGCTGCTGCACTACGCGGGGTCGCGCGACCCCGTGTTCTTCCGGATCGGGACAAGCGGGGGTCTCGGCGTGCCCCCGGGCTCGGTGGTCGTCTCCGCCTGGGGGCTGAGCGGGACGCTTGAGAAGAGCTATGACATT CCAGTGCTCGGTAAGATACGCAAGCTGCCTTCGTACTTCGACGAGCGCCTCTGCCAGgaggtggcggcggcggcgtcggGTGACGGGTACAGCACTTACATCGGTGGAACCATGGCTGCTGATGATTACTACAGAG GTCAAGCTCGCTTAGACGGTCCTCTGTGCGACTACACTGAGGCGGACAAAATGGCGTTTCTGCGAACTCTCTCAGAGCTCGGCGTGAGGAACATAGAGATGGAGGCGACCGCCTTTGCTGGGTATACCAGGGAGGCAGGAGTGCGAGCGGCTGATGTCTGCGTGACGCTTCTAGACAGGCTACAGGGCGATCAG gtgACCTCAAGCAAATCAACAATGATGGGGTGGCAGATGCGTCCCATAGAACTAGTGGGGCGGTACATCGCGGAACACTGCCGCAGTCAGCAAGCTTAG